The proteins below come from a single Chryseobacterium nepalense genomic window:
- the rplE gene encoding 50S ribosomal protein L5 has translation MEYIARPKKAYKETIVPAMMEEFGYKSVMQVPRLEKIVLSQGLGDATADKKIIDYAVEELTNITGQKAVGTISKKDEAAFKLRKGMPVGAKVTLRANKMYEFLDRLTSSALPRIRDFSGIKADGFDGRGNYNLGITEQIIFPEIVIDKVKKIQGMDITFVTTAKTDKEAKALLTHFGLPFKKN, from the coding sequence ATGGAATATATAGCAAGACCCAAAAAAGCATATAAAGAAACGATTGTTCCTGCAATGATGGAAGAATTCGGATACAAATCTGTAATGCAGGTACCAAGACTTGAGAAAATTGTTTTGTCTCAAGGTTTAGGAGATGCTACAGCAGATAAGAAAATTATCGATTATGCTGTTGAAGAATTAACGAATATCACTGGTCAGAAAGCTGTAGGTACGATCTCTAAGAAAGACGAAGCTGCTTTCAAACTAAGAAAAGGTATGCCTGTAGGGGCTAAAGTTACGCTAAGAGCTAACAAAATGTATGAGTTCTTGGATAGATTAACTTCTTCTGCTTTGCCACGTATCAGAGATTTCTCTGGAATCAAAGCGGATGGTTTTGACGGTAGAGGTAACTATAACTTAGGGATCACTGAGCAGATCATTTTCCCTGAGATCGTAATCGACAAAGTGAAAAAAATCCAGGGGATGGACATCACTTTCGTTACTACTGCGAAAACAGATAAAGAAGCTAAAGCATTATTAACTCACTTCGGTTTACCATTCAAAAAGAACTAA
- the rpsQ gene encoding 30S ribosomal protein S17, with the protein MDRNLRKERIGVVSSNKMEKTIVVSETTRVKHPMYGKFVLKTKKYTAHDENNECAEGDTVLIQETRPLSKNKRWRLVRIIEKAK; encoded by the coding sequence ATGGATAGAAATTTAAGAAAAGAAAGAATCGGAGTGGTTTCCAGCAATAAAATGGAAAAAACTATTGTTGTTAGTGAAACTACGAGAGTAAAGCACCCGATGTACGGTAAATTCGTATTGAAAACGAAAAAATATACTGCACACGACGAGAACAACGAATGCGCGGAAGGAGATACAGTTTTGATCCAAGAAACTAGACCTTTGAGCAAGAACAAAAGATGGAGATTAGTAAGAATCATTGAAAAAGCTAAGTAA
- the rplP gene encoding 50S ribosomal protein L16, whose protein sequence is MLQPKRTKFRRVHKMKMKGNAQRGSQLAYGTFGIKATEGAWITARQIEAARIAATRYMKREGQLWIKIFPDKPITKKPAEVRMGKGKGAVEYWVAVVKPGKIMFEVGGVPYEVAKEALRLAAQKLPVVTKFIVANDFVKPL, encoded by the coding sequence ATGTTACAACCAAAAAGAACCAAGTTCCGTAGAGTACATAAGATGAAGATGAAGGGGAATGCCCAGAGAGGTAGTCAACTTGCTTATGGAACTTTCGGAATCAAGGCGACAGAAGGTGCTTGGATCACTGCAAGACAGATTGAAGCTGCTCGTATCGCTGCGACAAGATATATGAAGAGAGAAGGTCAGCTATGGATCAAAATCTTCCCGGATAAGCCAATTACTAAAAAACCAGCTGAAGTAAGGATGGGTAAAGGTAAAGGTGCCGTGGAATATTGGGTAGCTGTAGTAAAACCAGGTAAAATTATGTTCGAAGTAGGAGGAGTTCCTTACGAAGTAGCGAAAGAAGCTCTTAGACTTGCGGCACAAAAATTACCAGTTGTTACTAAATTTATAGTTGCTAACGATTTTGTTAAACCTCTTTAA
- the rpsN gene encoding 30S ribosomal protein S14, with amino-acid sequence MAKESMKARERKREALVAKYADKRKALKEAGDYEGLQKLPKNASPVRLHNRCKLTGRPRGYMRTFGISRVTFREMANNGLIPGVKKASW; translated from the coding sequence ATGGCTAAAGAATCAATGAAAGCGCGTGAGCGCAAAAGAGAAGCGTTAGTAGCTAAATACGCTGATAAAAGAAAAGCTTTAAAAGAAGCAGGTGATTATGAAGGACTTCAGAAATTACCCAAAAATGCTTCTCCTGTAAGATTACACAACAGATGTAAACTAACAGGAAGACCAAGAGGATACATGAGAACGTTTGGTATTTCCAGAGTAACTTTCAGAGAAATGGCAAACAACGGTCTTATTCCGGGCGTTAAAAAAGCTAGTTGGTAA
- the rpmC gene encoding 50S ribosomal protein L29, protein MKKADIKNLSAGDIQNQLTEAKAQYSKLKLAHAISPIENPIQIRDLRKTIARLNTELTNKQ, encoded by the coding sequence ATGAAAAAAGCTGATATTAAAAATTTAAGCGCGGGTGATATTCAAAACCAATTAACTGAAGCAAAAGCTCAATATTCTAAATTGAAATTGGCTCATGCAATCAGCCCAATTGAAAACCCGATCCAAATCAGAGATTTGAGAAAAACAATCGCAAGACTAAATACTGAGTTAACTAACAAACAATAA
- the rplN gene encoding 50S ribosomal protein L14, whose protein sequence is MLQTESRLKVADNTGAKEVLVIRVLGGTRRRYASVGDKIVVTIKDSTPSGNAKKGQVSKAVVVRTKKAVRRKDGSYIKFEDNACVLLNAAGEMRGTRVFGPVARELRDKEYMKIISLAPEVL, encoded by the coding sequence ATGTTACAAACAGAATCAAGATTAAAAGTTGCTGATAACACAGGTGCTAAAGAAGTATTGGTTATCAGAGTTCTGGGAGGAACCAGAAGAAGATATGCTTCAGTTGGTGATAAAATCGTTGTTACTATCAAAGATTCTACACCATCAGGAAACGCTAAAAAAGGTCAGGTATCTAAAGCTGTAGTAGTAAGAACTAAAAAAGCAGTTAGAAGAAAAGATGGTTCATACATCAAATTCGAAGACAATGCTTGTGTATTGCTAAACGCAGCGGGAGAAATGAGAGGAACCCGTGTTTTCGGACCAGTTGCTCGTGAGTTGAGAGACAAAGAATATATGAAAATCATTTCATTAGCTCCTGAAGTACTTTAA
- the rpsH gene encoding 30S ribosomal protein S8 — protein MVTDPISDFLTRVRNAQSAGHKVVEIPASKIKKEITKILFDQGYILNYKFEDSAVQGTIKIALKYDKQTNKPAIKSIQRASRPGLRQYKGSGELPRVLNGLGISIISTSKGVMTDKKAREEKVGGEVICYVY, from the coding sequence ATGGTAACAGATCCAATTTCAGATTTCCTAACAAGAGTAAGGAACGCACAAAGCGCAGGCCACAAAGTGGTGGAAATTCCTGCATCGAAAATCAAAAAGGAGATTACTAAGATCTTATTTGATCAAGGGTATATCTTAAACTACAAGTTTGAAGATAGCGCTGTTCAGGGAACGATCAAAATCGCTTTAAAGTACGACAAGCAAACCAACAAACCAGCTATTAAGTCTATCCAAAGAGCTTCTAGACCAGGTTTGAGACAGTACAAAGGTTCAGGAGAACTTCCAAGAGTACTAAACGGTTTGGGTATTTCTATCATCTCTACTTCTAAAGGAGTAATGACTGACAAGAAAGCTAGAGAAGAGAAAGTAGGCGGTGAAGTAATCTGCTATGTTTATTAA
- the rplX gene encoding 50S ribosomal protein L24, protein MSKLKIKRGDNVIITTGKKDIKGKTGEVIEVIKKEGRDPRVIVAGLNIVKKHVKPSASNPQGGITEKEASIHISNVALVGKDGKAIKVGYKTEGDKKVRINKKTGETL, encoded by the coding sequence ATGTCAAAGTTAAAAATAAAAAGAGGAGATAACGTAATCATTACTACCGGTAAGAAAGATATCAAAGGTAAGACTGGTGAAGTTATTGAAGTGATCAAAAAAGAAGGAAGAGACCCTAGAGTTATCGTTGCAGGACTTAACATTGTTAAAAAACACGTTAAGCCTTCAGCTTCTAACCCTCAAGGAGGAATCACTGAGAAAGAAGCTTCTATTCATATCTCAAATGTAGCTTTAGTTGGAAAAGACGGAAAAGCGATCAAAGTAGGTTATAAAACCGAAGGAGATAAGAAAGTAAGAATCAACAAAAAAACGGGTGAAACTTTATAA
- the rpsC gene encoding 30S ribosomal protein S3, whose amino-acid sequence MGQKTNPIGNRLGIIRGWDSNWFGGNDYGDRIAEDYKIRRYLEARLSKGGISRIYIERTLKLVTVTITTARPGLIIGKGGQEVDKLKEELKKLTKKDIQINIFEIKRPELDAVLVADSIAKQIENRISYRRAVKMAMAGTMRMGAEGIKVQISGRLNGAEMARSESFKDGRIPLSTFRADIDYHIGEALTQYGKLGVKVWIMKGEVYGKRELSPLVGQQKKGGQSDRRDNRGGDRRDNRGPRKNNNNNNNNN is encoded by the coding sequence ATGGGACAGAAGACAAATCCAATTGGTAACAGATTAGGTATCATCAGAGGATGGGATTCTAACTGGTTTGGCGGAAACGATTATGGAGACAGAATCGCGGAAGACTACAAAATCAGAAGATACCTTGAAGCTAGATTATCTAAAGGTGGGATTTCAAGAATTTATATTGAAAGAACATTAAAATTAGTAACAGTTACAATTACTACTGCTAGACCGGGACTTATCATCGGTAAAGGAGGTCAGGAAGTTGATAAACTGAAAGAAGAGTTGAAAAAATTGACTAAGAAAGATATTCAGATCAACATCTTCGAAATTAAAAGACCTGAGCTGGATGCAGTATTAGTTGCTGACAGCATTGCTAAGCAAATCGAAAACAGAATTTCTTACAGAAGAGCTGTGAAGATGGCAATGGCAGGTACCATGAGAATGGGTGCAGAAGGTATCAAAGTTCAGATCTCTGGTAGATTGAACGGTGCTGAAATGGCAAGATCAGAATCTTTCAAAGACGGAAGAATTCCATTGTCTACTTTCAGAGCAGATATCGATTACCATATTGGTGAGGCATTAACTCAGTACGGAAAGCTAGGTGTAAAAGTTTGGATCATGAAAGGTGAAGTTTACGGTAAAAGAGAACTTTCTCCGCTAGTGGGACAACAGAAAAAAGGCGGTCAGTCTGACAGAAGAGATAACAGAGGAGGAGACAGAAGAGACAACAGAGGACCTAGAAAGAACAATAACAATAATAACAATAATAATTAA